In Nicotiana tabacum cultivar K326 chromosome 11, ASM71507v2, whole genome shotgun sequence, a single window of DNA contains:
- the LOC107809113 gene encoding glutamyl-tRNA(Gln) amidotransferase subunit B, chloroplastic/mitochondrial — translation MEEDAGKLLHTDGGSYSQVKIKNLNSFSSVSRAIDYEISRQVLLHSQGQVDQIVQETRLWEEGAQIAEFFDATIAAGADVKLATNWIMGDIAACMKNEKVTINEIKLTPQELWELIASIKDGTISGNIGR, via the exons ATGGAAGAAGATGCAGGGAAGCTGCTTCATACCGACGGTGGGAGTTACTCG CAGGtgaaaattaaaaacttgaacTCCTTCTCATCGGTGAGTAGGGCCATTGATTATGAAATTTCAAGACAGGTGCTTCTACATAGCCAAGGCCAGGTTGATCAAATTGTACAGGAAACTCGTCTATGGGAGGAAGGTGCTCAG ATTGCAGAATTTTTTGATGCAACAATTGCAGCGGGTGCCGATGTAAAGCTTGCTACCAATTGGATTATGGGTGATATTGCTGCatgtatgaaaaatgaaaaagtgaCTATCAATGAGATTAAACTTACCCCTCAAGAACTTTGGGAGCTCATAGCTTCCATTAAAGATGGGACTATCAGTGGAAATATTGGGAGATAA